One window of Streptomyces sp. NBC_00273 genomic DNA carries:
- a CDS encoding M6 family metalloprotease domain-containing protein, with protein MSQTRHRIRRPRRTSAYIGLTALALGVTATASTGISSRGNSAAGAVATTVESALAPCRIAGTMGVQMSEGMPTPPGYSRSTGEIRALNLMIDFPDAKGEGTAADRMAEFFPQTAEWFRTSSYGRLVYRAEAPIKGWLRMPMPFAAYGIERGSAYEPGYRQLVEHIAKAADPEVDFARYDLINVLVTPNAGPSALDTVLSVTFSGNGEAPVADGVPLANTSFVYSRQDDGSGTYQETGYRVLPHENGHVFGLPDLYTSDGGNTVGHWDIMSEDWGANNDLMGWHKWKLGWLDSKQISCAAKSGTSDHTLSPLGIRGGTKLAFVPLSESSGYAVEVRTLAGNDEAVCKPGVLIYKVDSDVDTGHGPITVSDSASTSGGCTRRPNVHAELSDAPFRPGETFTDEKAGISVSVVGELRNGSYQVRIIRP; from the coding sequence ATGTCGCAGACCCGCCACCGGATACGCAGACCACGCCGCACCAGCGCGTACATCGGCCTGACCGCGCTGGCCCTCGGCGTCACGGCGACGGCCAGCACGGGCATATCCAGCCGTGGCAACTCGGCGGCCGGAGCGGTGGCCACGACCGTCGAATCGGCTCTCGCGCCCTGCCGGATCGCGGGCACCATGGGTGTGCAGATGTCCGAGGGCATGCCGACTCCGCCCGGCTACTCGCGCTCGACCGGCGAGATCAGGGCCCTGAACCTGATGATCGACTTCCCTGATGCCAAGGGCGAGGGCACGGCGGCGGACCGGATGGCGGAGTTCTTCCCCCAGACGGCCGAATGGTTCCGCACGAGTTCCTACGGCCGGCTGGTCTACCGGGCCGAGGCGCCGATAAAGGGCTGGTTGCGGATGCCGATGCCCTTCGCGGCGTACGGGATCGAGCGCGGGTCCGCGTACGAGCCGGGCTACCGGCAGCTCGTCGAGCACATAGCGAAGGCCGCCGACCCCGAGGTGGACTTCGCCCGGTACGACCTGATCAACGTCCTGGTCACGCCGAACGCCGGGCCGTCCGCCCTGGACACCGTCCTGTCGGTGACCTTCTCGGGCAACGGCGAGGCTCCGGTCGCCGACGGGGTGCCGCTGGCCAACACGTCCTTCGTCTACAGCCGGCAGGACGACGGCTCCGGCACCTACCAGGAGACCGGCTACCGGGTGCTCCCGCACGAGAACGGGCACGTCTTCGGGCTGCCCGACCTGTACACCTCGGACGGCGGGAACACGGTCGGGCACTGGGACATCATGAGCGAGGACTGGGGTGCCAACAACGACCTGATGGGCTGGCACAAGTGGAAACTGGGCTGGCTGGACAGCAAGCAGATCAGCTGCGCGGCCAAATCGGGCACCAGCGACCACACCCTGTCCCCGCTGGGGATACGGGGCGGCACCAAGCTGGCCTTCGTCCCGCTGTCGGAGAGCTCCGGGTACGCGGTGGAGGTGCGGACGCTGGCCGGGAACGACGAGGCCGTCTGCAAGCCGGGCGTCCTCATCTACAAGGTGGACTCCGACGTGGACACCGGGCACGGCCCGATCACCGTGTCGGACAGTGCCAGCACGAGCGGCGGCTGCACCCGGCGGCCCAACGTGCACGCGGAACTCTCGGACGCGCCGTTCCGGCCGGGCGAGACCTTCACCGACGAGAAGGCGGGCATCAGCGTGTCCGTGGTGGGTGAACTGCGCAACGGCAGCTACCAGGTCCGCATCATCCGGCCGTGA